CTTCGCTATCAGCGCGGTCGCCCTCATGGCTGTCCCGGTCGAGGGTGTTCTCCAGCACCTTGCCGGTCACGGCATCCACCCCGACCTCACGCAGGTTGTGGGCGTCGCGGATGTCGAAGGACCAGCGCAGCCCGCTGCCTCCTCGTTCCCGTTCGAGTTCAGCCTTCAGGACTTTGCCCGGCACGGTCTGCCGCGCGACGTGCGCGGCCTGCTCGAGGCCAAGTTTTGCTTTATCGAGACCCTGCAGGTCACCTGCATATGCC
This region of Gammaproteobacteria bacterium genomic DNA includes:
- a CDS encoding PepSY domain-containing protein — translated: MKAKPTLPAVLAGFVLATGSVAAYAGDLQGLDKAKLGLEQAAHVARQTVPGKVLKAELERERGGSGLRWSFDIRDAHNLREVGVDAVTGKVLENTLDRDSHEGDRADSEED